One segment of Acidobacteriota bacterium DNA contains the following:
- a CDS encoding type II toxin-antitoxin system VapC family toxin, translating to MVIDTSAILAILQDEEERSLFNRLLSEAERPVLSAATWVECSIVIESRYGAAGLHLLEMLVDRAGIERLAVGVDQAKEACRAYSRFGKGRHPAGLNFGDCFSYALARTRSERLLFKGNDFSLTDISPAVGLNPALSSSEVHEEGPSYG from the coding sequence ATGGTCATTGATACTTCGGCGATTCTCGCCATCCTGCAGGACGAAGAGGAGCGTTCGCTGTTCAATCGTCTGCTGTCCGAGGCGGAGCGGCCGGTGCTGTCGGCGGCGACCTGGGTTGAATGCTCCATCGTGATCGAGTCTCGCTACGGTGCCGCGGGCCTCCACCTCCTGGAGATGTTGGTCGATCGAGCCGGCATCGAACGGCTCGCGGTCGGGGTCGATCAGGCGAAAGAGGCGTGCCGGGCCTACAGCCGTTTCGGCAAGGGCCGTCATCCGGCGGGCCTCAATTTCGGCGACTGCTTCTCCTATGCTCTGGCGCGCACTCGATCGGAGCGCTTGCTGTTCAAGGGCAACGACTTCTCGCTCACGGACATCTCGCCGGCCGTAGGCCTCAATCCAGCGTTGTCCTCGTCCGAAGTACACGAGGAGGGGCCGAGCTATGGTTGA
- a CDS encoding ABC transporter ATP-binding protein: protein MFEQLSYLFPLFRRYRGRFLGGLAAVAGSALIGLLAPLVVGRAVDGLRAEDPLGGLYLQGALLVAIALGQGIFMFTQRLVLVTMSRNIERDLRNRYFRHLETLDAGFYQERPTGDLMARGTNDLQAVRMLCGPAIMYSANTLFTATGALIFMSRIHGTLTLLSLATMPLVAWVTRVFGSRIHILFERVQESFADLSTRVQENLAGARVVRAYVQEEPQVAQFLQDNEDYVERNRRLIRWSAAFHPTLQGLVGLGFVAVLFYGGNLVREEAITLGQFVTFNLFLGKLIWPMIAIGWVINQAQRGSASLRRIREVLQTEPAVADHPPLEHPAEIGGAVAFRDLTFRYGDESKPVLREISFEAPAGSTVALVGRTGSGKSTLLTLIPRLAEPPEGTVFVDRVDVRRLSLDQLRGALGVVPQESFLFSTTVADNIALGRPEATREEIAEAARLAGLGEDLEGFPKGLDTLVGERGITLSGGQKQRVALARALLRQPRLLLLDDSLSAVDTQTEERILGNLRRVFVGRTVFLVSHRVSTVRDADLILVLDEGRIVERGSHDELIALGGHYADLDRRQRLEEELAAVS from the coding sequence GTGTTCGAGCAACTTTCCTATCTCTTCCCTCTCTTTCGCCGCTACCGGGGCCGCTTCCTCGGGGGACTGGCGGCGGTGGCCGGTTCGGCTCTGATCGGCCTGCTGGCGCCGCTGGTGGTCGGCCGGGCGGTGGACGGCCTGCGGGCGGAGGATCCCCTCGGGGGTCTGTACCTGCAAGGCGCCCTGCTGGTGGCCATCGCCCTGGGACAGGGCATTTTCATGTTCACCCAGCGCTTGGTGCTGGTGACCATGAGCCGCAACATCGAGCGCGATCTGCGGAACCGCTATTTCCGGCATCTCGAAACCCTCGATGCGGGCTTTTACCAGGAGCGTCCAACGGGCGATCTGATGGCCCGCGGAACTAACGACCTACAGGCCGTCCGCATGCTGTGCGGCCCGGCGATCATGTACAGCGCCAACACCCTGTTCACGGCCACCGGAGCGCTGATCTTCATGTCCCGCATCCACGGCACATTGACCCTGCTCTCCCTGGCGACGATGCCGCTGGTGGCGTGGGTGACGCGGGTTTTCGGCAGCCGAATTCACATCCTGTTCGAGCGGGTTCAGGAATCCTTTGCGGACCTTTCGACGCGGGTGCAGGAGAACCTCGCCGGCGCGCGGGTGGTGCGGGCCTACGTCCAGGAAGAGCCACAGGTCGCCCAATTCCTCCAGGACAACGAAGACTACGTGGAGCGCAATCGACGGCTGATCCGCTGGAGCGCCGCCTTCCACCCGACCCTCCAGGGGTTGGTGGGCCTGGGCTTCGTGGCGGTGCTGTTCTACGGCGGCAACCTGGTCCGCGAGGAGGCGATTACCCTGGGGCAGTTCGTCACCTTCAATCTGTTCCTCGGCAAATTGATCTGGCCGATGATCGCCATCGGCTGGGTGATCAATCAGGCCCAGCGCGGCAGCGCCTCCCTGCGGCGCATTCGAGAGGTGCTGCAAACGGAGCCGGCGGTTGCCGACCACCCGCCGCTGGAGCACCCGGCCGAGATCGGCGGGGCGGTGGCCTTTCGGGATCTCACCTTCCGCTACGGCGATGAGTCGAAGCCAGTGCTGCGGGAGATTTCCTTCGAGGCACCGGCGGGTTCTACGGTGGCCCTGGTCGGTCGTACCGGCTCCGGCAAGAGCACCTTGCTCACCCTGATTCCGCGCCTGGCGGAGCCGCCGGAGGGGACGGTTTTCGTAGACCGGGTGGACGTGCGCAGGCTTTCCCTGGACCAGCTTCGTGGTGCCCTCGGCGTGGTGCCTCAGGAGAGCTTTCTATTTTCCACCACGGTGGCCGACAACATCGCCCTGGGGCGACCCGAGGCGACCCGCGAGGAGATCGCCGAGGCGGCCCGGCTGGCCGGTCTCGGTGAAGACCTGGAAGGCTTTCCGAAGGGACTCGACACACTGGTGGGGGAGCGCGGCATCACCCTCTCCGGCGGCCAGAAGCAGCGGGTGGCGCTGGCGCGAGCGCTCCTGCGGCAGCCGCGCCTGCTGCTACTGGACGACAGCCTATCGGCGGTCGATACGCAGACCGAAGAGAGAATTCTCGGCAACCTGCGTCGGGTGTTCGTCGGCCGTACCGTGTTTTTGGTCTCCCACCGGGTATCCACGGTGCGCGACGCCGACCTGATTTTGGTGCTCGACGAAGGCCGGATCGTCGAACGCGGTTCCCACGACGAACTGATCGCCCTCGGCGGGCACTACGCTGACCTGGACCGGCGCCAGCGCCTCGAAGAAGAGCTGGCGGCGGTTTCATGA
- a CDS encoding type II toxin-antitoxin system VapB family antitoxin, producing MALNIRNREVERLASAVAALTGETKTEAVRRALEDRLERLRHERSGRPLVEELDALARECSRLPVLDDRPADEILGYDDRGLPG from the coding sequence ATGGCCCTGAACATTCGAAACAGGGAGGTAGAACGGCTCGCCTCGGCGGTTGCGGCGCTCACCGGCGAGACCAAGACCGAGGCCGTGCGGCGCGCTCTCGAAGATCGCCTCGAACGGTTGCGCCACGAGCGCTCCGGCCGACCGTTGGTCGAAGAGCTCGACGCGCTGGCTCGGGAGTGCTCCCGGCTGCCGGTGCTCGACGACCGTCCGGCGGACGAAATCCTCGGCTACGACGACAGGGGCCTGCCGGGCTGA
- a CDS encoding SRPBCC family protein, whose product MIYRSRFRVSAPIERVEKFHRRPANLAAVTPPFVPMRFLIPPPERLQAGDELTMRMWVGPIPVTWWLRVATLDEPEVVGFRDRQISGPFAYWEHRHRFRPAADGSATWIEDEIEARWGGGLMRRLIGWQMWAGLPVLFAYRRRRTRKLLE is encoded by the coding sequence GTGATCTATCGAAGCCGATTTCGGGTGTCGGCGCCGATCGAGCGGGTGGAGAAATTCCACCGCCGACCGGCCAACCTCGCCGCCGTCACCCCTCCCTTCGTGCCGATGAGGTTCCTGATCCCGCCACCGGAGCGGCTGCAGGCCGGCGATGAGTTGACCATGCGGATGTGGGTGGGTCCCATTCCGGTGACCTGGTGGCTGCGGGTGGCGACGTTGGACGAGCCCGAAGTGGTGGGTTTTCGGGATCGCCAAATCTCCGGCCCGTTTGCCTACTGGGAACATCGTCACCGTTTCCGGCCGGCGGCGGACGGATCCGCCACCTGGATCGAGGACGAGATCGAGGCGCGGTGGGGCGGGGGGCTGATGCGCCGCCTGATCGGCTGGCAGATGTGGGCAGGATTGCCGGTGCTCTTTGCCTACCGCCGCCGCAGAACCCGCAAGCTGCTCGAATGA
- a CDS encoding nitroreductase family protein, with amino-acid sequence MSRYPRIAYRPERLDPAAMERRGQAFYDSMDTRRSVRDFAPDPVPRELIELAIRAASTAPSGAHRQPWRFVAVDDREIKKVIREAAEEEERTNYEGGRFPDEWLEALEPIGTTWQKAHLTEAPWLVVVFEEMFGFEEDGSKRKNYYVKESVGIACGLFIAALHTMGLSTLTHTPSPMRFLGEILGRPKNEKPYILFPVGYAAAGATVPDLTRKSLDEVALWNPRPASD; translated from the coding sequence ATGAGCCGATACCCTCGCATTGCCTATCGTCCGGAACGCCTCGATCCTGCCGCGATGGAGCGCCGAGGCCAGGCCTTTTACGACTCGATGGACACCCGCCGCAGCGTGCGCGACTTCGCTCCGGATCCGGTGCCGAGGGAATTGATCGAGCTCGCCATCCGTGCGGCCTCGACGGCGCCCTCCGGGGCTCACCGGCAGCCTTGGCGCTTTGTGGCGGTGGATGACCGGGAGATCAAGAAGGTGATCCGCGAAGCGGCGGAGGAAGAAGAGCGCACCAACTATGAGGGCGGTCGTTTCCCGGACGAGTGGCTGGAGGCCCTGGAGCCGATCGGTACCACCTGGCAGAAGGCGCACCTCACCGAGGCGCCCTGGCTGGTGGTGGTGTTCGAGGAGATGTTCGGCTTCGAAGAGGACGGCTCGAAGCGCAAGAACTACTACGTCAAGGAGAGCGTCGGCATCGCCTGTGGACTGTTCATCGCAGCGCTCCACACGATGGGCCTTTCCACCCTCACCCACACGCCGTCGCCGATGCGCTTTCTCGGCGAGATCCTGGGACGGCCGAAGAACGAGAAGCCCTACATTCTCTTTCCGGTGGGCTACGCGGCGGCGGGCGCCACGGTGCCGGACCTCACGCGCAAGTCCCTCGACGAGGTAGCGCTGTGGAATCCCCGGCCGGCGTCCGACTGA
- the msrP gene encoding protein-methionine-sulfoxide reductase catalytic subunit MsrP: MSNIRIPRPWEISEKLATPESVYWSRRQVLSALGLGTLGMAMPLAACTPGSGRGGAKAGAEGSETPSRGMTDPAIGSRFADQFPAARNAAYDLGGRPLTAEDVSARYNNFYEFTTTKDRVWKLAKDYQLPPWKIEVDGLVKKARTLDLDDLFGRFSLEERLYRFRCVERWAMQVPWTGFPLKDLIRFLEPMPSAKFVRFVTLLDKKGLPGQRKEPWYPWPYFEALRMDEAMHDLAFVVVGSYGHALPMQHGAPLRLAIPWKYGYKSPKSIVRIEFTKEQPGTFWYDLQPREYGFYSNVDPGKPHPRWSQAEETDIGTQEVRKTELYNGYQQVASLYDGKEF, from the coding sequence ATGTCCAACATCCGCATCCCCCGCCCCTGGGAAATCTCCGAGAAGCTGGCGACGCCGGAGTCCGTCTACTGGTCCCGGCGCCAGGTGCTCTCGGCCCTCGGCCTCGGCACCCTCGGCATGGCAATGCCGCTGGCAGCCTGTACCCCGGGAAGTGGTCGAGGCGGCGCCAAGGCGGGTGCCGAGGGTAGCGAAACGCCCTCCCGTGGGATGACCGACCCGGCCATCGGCTCGCGCTTCGCGGACCAGTTCCCGGCCGCACGCAACGCCGCCTACGACCTCGGCGGCCGCCCGCTGACGGCGGAGGACGTCTCCGCCCGCTACAACAACTTCTACGAATTCACCACCACCAAGGACCGCGTCTGGAAGCTCGCCAAGGACTACCAGCTTCCGCCCTGGAAGATCGAGGTCGACGGCCTGGTCAAGAAGGCCCGCACCCTCGACCTGGACGACCTCTTCGGCCGCTTCTCCCTGGAAGAGCGCCTCTACCGCTTCCGCTGCGTCGAGCGTTGGGCCATGCAGGTGCCGTGGACCGGCTTTCCGCTCAAGGATTTGATCCGCTTCCTGGAACCGATGCCGTCGGCCAAGTTCGTGCGTTTCGTCACCCTCCTCGACAAAAAGGGCCTGCCGGGACAGCGCAAGGAGCCGTGGTACCCGTGGCCCTACTTCGAGGCGCTGCGCATGGACGAGGCGATGCACGATCTGGCCTTCGTGGTGGTCGGCAGCTACGGCCACGCCCTGCCGATGCAGCACGGCGCCCCGCTGCGCCTGGCGATCCCCTGGAAATACGGCTACAAGAGCCCCAAGTCGATCGTTCGCATCGAGTTCACCAAAGAGCAACCGGGCACCTTCTGGTACGACCTCCAGCCGCGAGAGTACGGTTTCTACTCGAACGTTGACCCGGGCAAGCCGCACCCGCGCTGGAGCCAGGCCGAGGAGACGGACATCGGCACCCAGGAAGTGCGAAAGACCGAGCTGTACAACGGCTACCAGCAGGTGGCGAGCCTGTACGACGGAAAAGAGTTCTAG
- a CDS encoding FAD:protein FMN transferase, which translates to MATESGGGSAGIGEPRRISARAFDGPIAIEIRNLPAAEAEAAMRRAVIEILEVEALAEGSTVSDEPLDLRLRRLLNRSLRFCRWSEGATGPLGGQLAKLWGLRGTAAGRPTPDRLEEAVRSARCDALTIDEESSTARLAEGSLLDLADFAPGFAVDRAVEVLRQKGVTNGLVRVGPVTRGVGPGPGGRGWPVELPQLEGLEESLGTAWLKDQALALASIRGNALRVGGDSLAPYLDQRSGRPATGRVATLTVTELGLDAQALSTALFVLGSREGEFRVSALKPTPAVLWLLGSGTGAPLLSSYRWSQVKVTNP; encoded by the coding sequence ATGGCCACCGAAAGCGGCGGGGGATCGGCGGGGATCGGAGAGCCTCGCCGCATTTCGGCCCGCGCTTTCGACGGCCCGATCGCTATCGAGATCCGAAACCTCCCGGCGGCCGAGGCCGAGGCGGCGATGCGCCGGGCGGTCATCGAGATTCTGGAGGTCGAAGCCCTCGCCGAAGGGAGCACCGTCAGCGACGAACCCCTCGACCTTCGGCTGCGCCGCCTGCTGAACCGAAGCCTCCGATTCTGCCGATGGTCCGAAGGCGCCACCGGCCCCCTCGGCGGTCAGTTGGCGAAGCTATGGGGATTGCGCGGAACGGCGGCTGGGCGCCCCACGCCGGATCGGCTGGAAGAAGCCGTGCGCAGCGCCCGCTGCGATGCCTTGACGATCGATGAGGAATCGTCCACCGCTCGTCTGGCCGAAGGCAGCCTTCTCGACCTGGCGGATTTCGCGCCGGGCTTCGCGGTGGACCGAGCGGTGGAGGTTCTACGGCAAAAAGGCGTCACCAACGGCCTGGTGCGGGTTGGCCCGGTCACCCGCGGCGTCGGTCCGGGGCCCGGCGGCCGCGGCTGGCCGGTGGAACTCCCGCAGCTCGAGGGGTTGGAGGAATCCCTCGGCACCGCTTGGCTGAAGGATCAGGCCCTCGCCCTGGCGTCCATCCGCGGCAACGCCCTGCGGGTCGGCGGCGATTCGCTGGCGCCGTACCTGGACCAGCGGAGCGGCCGGCCGGCGACGGGAAGGGTCGCCACCCTTACCGTCACCGAACTCGGCCTCGACGCGCAGGCCCTGTCGACGGCCCTGTTTGTCCTGGGGAGCCGTGAGGGGGAGTTCCGGGTGAGCGCCCTCAAGCCGACGCCGGCAGTTCTCTGGCTCCTCGGTAGCGGTACCGGCGCGCCGCTGCTCAGCTCGTACCGCTGGTCGCAGGTGAAGGTCACGAATCCCTAG
- a CDS encoding TIGR01777 family oxidoreductase, whose amino-acid sequence MVEGHNVNARGRVLISGGSGMIGRALTAMLAEGDWEVVVLSRSPEKVAGLPAGARAVGWDGRTAEGWGELVDGAAGIVNLAGRNIAGGRWTAAEKERLRSSRLEPSRAIVEAIRAAATKPSFLMQASAVGFYGGDTGDALITEESPPGDDFLAELSVEWEASTEPVEALGVRRVLLRTGIVLSLEGGALPKMAMPFRFGVGGSLGDGEQYMPWIHLNDEAEAIRFLMEHPEAAGPFNLSAPKPVTNDELSRVLARVLHRPNLLRVPAFALKLAMGEMSRLLLGGQRAVPRALEDLDFPFRFSDLESALENLLAD is encoded by the coding sequence ATGGTTGAGGGGCACAACGTGAACGCCCGCGGCCGCGTCCTGATCAGCGGGGGCTCCGGAATGATCGGCCGTGCCCTGACCGCCATGCTGGCGGAAGGCGATTGGGAAGTGGTGGTCCTCTCCCGCAGTCCGGAGAAAGTCGCAGGGTTGCCCGCCGGCGCGCGAGCCGTCGGTTGGGACGGCCGAACCGCCGAGGGGTGGGGCGAACTGGTCGATGGCGCTGCCGGTATCGTCAATCTCGCCGGCCGCAACATTGCCGGCGGGCGTTGGACGGCGGCCGAGAAGGAACGTCTACGCAGCAGCCGCCTGGAGCCGAGCCGGGCCATCGTCGAGGCGATTCGGGCGGCGGCCACCAAGCCGAGTTTCCTGATGCAGGCGAGCGCCGTGGGTTTCTACGGCGGCGATACGGGCGATGCGCTGATCACCGAAGAATCGCCGCCGGGCGATGATTTCCTGGCGGAACTCTCCGTCGAGTGGGAAGCCTCGACGGAACCCGTTGAAGCGCTGGGCGTTCGACGGGTGCTTCTGCGGACGGGCATCGTGTTAAGCCTCGAGGGCGGAGCCTTGCCGAAGATGGCGATGCCCTTTCGCTTCGGAGTGGGTGGTTCCCTGGGTGACGGCGAGCAGTACATGCCTTGGATCCATCTGAACGACGAAGCGGAGGCGATTCGCTTTCTGATGGAGCATCCGGAGGCGGCCGGACCTTTCAACCTGAGCGCTCCGAAACCGGTGACCAACGATGAGTTGAGCCGGGTGCTAGCGCGGGTGCTCCACCGCCCCAACCTCTTGCGGGTGCCGGCCTTCGCCTTGAAGCTGGCGATGGGGGAGATGTCTCGCCTACTGCTCGGCGGTCAGCGGGCCGTGCCCCGGGCCCTGGAAGACCTCGATTTCCCCTTCCGCTTCTCGGATCTGGAATCCGCTCTGGAAAATCTGCTGGCGGACTGA
- a CDS encoding TonB-dependent receptor: MRPSWKTTLCLVLATALAVAGASNVFAQGVTTGAFKGLVADESGGALPGVVVEALHNPTGTRYTTVTRSDGRYAILNVRVGGPYTMTAQLDGFNTSEQTDIFVQLGGDSNVDFTLTLGAIEDTVTVVGQADTLFSSTRNGAASSVSTDQIENLPTVGRGFEDFARTNPFMVVASENDDANAISVAGRSSRYNNIQIDGAVNNDLFGLADQGTPGGQANTTPISLDAIQEIELVIAEFDVRQGGFSGGSVNAITRSGSNDYSGSVFYFTRDQDLVGDGPDELGEFGTFDEEQYGFRFGGPIVRDKMFFFANGEISDLTQPTGFSLDGASGQQFGGGDPRVQDAANAFRQDLISRFGFDPGGLAEQSLETPSDKFFGRADFNLADNHQLTLRHNYVDAQNDVNNPGSFTYEFPTEAYTFSSETNSTVAQLNSVFGSNAFNEARVTYQTIRDSRSGINGTRFPWIEIEDVLGDADSGRLEFEVGTEPFSTANALDQDILEITDDFTMVRGDHTFVIGTHNELFSFDNLFLQNFFGSFEYDTLDDYFADNMDRYRVTVVPPGQAQSQQFDVNQFGLYFGDTWAVKSNLTLTYGLRVDAPFFPDSPSRNPFTETTYGFRTDELPDGELLWQPRLGFNWDLGGNAQQQLRGGIGIFAGRAPYVWISNNYARSGIEQQFITVNTNGAVPFNPDPNNPTIPTGGSVAIGEFNLIDPDFEFPQVMRINLAYDRELPWWNLVGSIEGIYADSVQEIDYRNVNIRQVGTLPFDGRPTFETVDRNVDGAYLITNSTEGEATNVAVKLERRAGRGVYGFLAYTYGDSTVVNEGSSSRAVSNWQFNEAVNPNNAGASTSDFEVEHRISASLSYQFNGRTEWPTTVGLFYNHQSGRPYTTLLGTSRSIRTGSFNGDGFFFSNDLFYVPSGPNDVEIVSGGTYADLEAYIQQDECLSSNRGRIVPRNCSNAPWNSTLDLHFAQAIPVGFGSLEVTADILNLANLFDSDSGLLRYANFNSVTVADFAGINADGNPQYELRSVARSPENRFEIHPLSSRWRAKLGLRYTF, from the coding sequence ATGAGACCTTCCTGGAAAACTACGCTTTGTCTGGTGCTGGCGACCGCTCTGGCGGTCGCCGGTGCTTCCAATGTCTTTGCCCAGGGCGTCACCACCGGCGCCTTCAAGGGCCTCGTCGCGGACGAATCCGGCGGTGCCCTGCCGGGTGTCGTCGTCGAGGCGCTGCACAACCCCACCGGCACCCGCTACACCACGGTGACCCGGTCGGACGGCCGCTACGCGATCCTGAACGTGCGCGTCGGCGGTCCCTACACCATGACCGCCCAGCTCGACGGCTTCAACACCTCAGAGCAGACGGACATCTTCGTCCAACTCGGTGGCGACTCGAACGTCGACTTCACCCTCACTCTCGGCGCGATCGAAGACACGGTGACGGTGGTCGGCCAGGCGGACACCCTGTTCAGCTCGACCCGCAACGGTGCCGCGAGTAGCGTCTCGACGGATCAGATCGAGAACCTGCCGACGGTCGGCCGCGGCTTCGAAGACTTCGCCCGCACCAACCCCTTCATGGTGGTGGCCTCCGAGAATGACGACGCCAACGCCATCTCCGTCGCCGGCCGCAGCAGCCGCTACAACAACATCCAGATCGACGGCGCCGTCAACAACGACCTTTTCGGCCTCGCCGATCAGGGCACTCCCGGCGGCCAGGCCAACACCACCCCGATCAGCCTGGACGCGATCCAGGAGATCGAGCTGGTGATCGCCGAGTTCGACGTCCGTCAGGGCGGCTTTTCCGGCGGCAGCGTCAATGCCATCACCCGCAGCGGCAGCAACGACTACTCCGGCTCGGTTTTCTACTTCACCCGCGATCAGGATCTGGTCGGTGACGGTCCCGACGAGCTGGGTGAATTCGGCACCTTCGACGAGGAGCAGTACGGCTTCCGCTTCGGCGGCCCGATCGTGCGCGACAAGATGTTCTTCTTCGCCAACGGCGAAATTTCCGACCTGACCCAGCCGACCGGCTTCTCCCTCGACGGCGCCAGCGGTCAGCAGTTCGGCGGTGGCGATCCGCGAGTGCAGGATGCCGCCAACGCCTTTCGTCAGGACTTGATCAGCCGCTTCGGCTTCGATCCCGGCGGTCTCGCTGAGCAGAGCCTGGAGACGCCGTCGGACAAGTTCTTCGGCCGCGCGGATTTCAACCTGGCGGATAACCACCAGCTCACCCTGCGCCACAACTACGTGGACGCCCAGAACGACGTCAACAACCCGGGCAGCTTCACCTACGAGTTTCCGACGGAGGCCTACACCTTCTCGAGCGAAACCAACTCGACGGTGGCTCAGCTCAACAGCGTCTTCGGCTCGAACGCCTTCAACGAGGCGCGGGTGACCTACCAGACCATCCGCGACAGCCGCTCCGGCATCAACGGTACGCGTTTCCCGTGGATCGAGATCGAGGATGTGCTCGGCGACGCGGACTCCGGCCGCCTGGAGTTCGAGGTGGGCACGGAGCCCTTCTCGACGGCCAATGCTCTCGATCAGGACATCCTGGAGATCACCGACGACTTCACCATGGTGCGCGGCGACCACACCTTCGTCATCGGTACCCACAACGAGCTGTTCAGCTTCGACAATCTGTTCCTGCAGAACTTCTTCGGCTCCTTCGAGTACGACACCCTCGACGACTACTTCGCCGACAACATGGACCGCTACCGGGTCACCGTGGTGCCGCCGGGACAGGCGCAGTCGCAGCAGTTCGACGTCAACCAGTTCGGCCTCTACTTCGGCGACACCTGGGCGGTGAAGTCGAACCTGACGCTGACCTACGGCCTGCGGGTGGACGCACCGTTCTTCCCGGACAGCCCGAGCCGCAACCCGTTCACCGAGACCACCTACGGCTTCCGCACCGACGAACTGCCGGACGGTGAGCTGCTGTGGCAGCCGCGCCTCGGCTTCAACTGGGACCTCGGCGGCAACGCGCAGCAGCAGCTCCGCGGCGGCATCGGCATCTTCGCCGGTCGCGCCCCTTACGTGTGGATCTCGAACAACTACGCCCGCAGCGGTATCGAGCAGCAGTTCATCACCGTCAACACCAACGGCGCCGTGCCGTTCAATCCGGACCCGAACAATCCGACCATTCCCACCGGCGGCTCGGTGGCGATCGGTGAGTTCAACCTGATCGATCCGGACTTCGAGTTCCCGCAGGTGATGCGCATCAACCTGGCCTACGATCGGGAGCTGCCGTGGTGGAATCTGGTGGGTTCGATCGAAGGCATCTATGCCGATTCGGTGCAGGAGATCGACTACCGAAACGTCAACATCCGCCAGGTCGGTACCCTGCCCTTCGATGGCCGCCCGACCTTCGAGACGGTGGACCGCAACGTCGATGGCGCCTACCTGATCACCAACAGCACCGAGGGTGAGGCAACCAATGTCGCCGTGAAGCTGGAGCGCCGGGCCGGTCGCGGTGTCTACGGCTTCCTGGCCTACACCTACGGTGACTCGACGGTGGTCAACGAAGGCTCCTCCAGCCGCGCCGTGTCGAACTGGCAGTTCAACGAGGCGGTCAACCCGAACAATGCCGGCGCCTCGACTTCGGACTTCGAGGTCGAGCACCGCATTTCGGCTTCCCTCTCGTACCAGTTCAACGGCCGCACCGAGTGGCCGACGACCGTGGGTCTGTTCTACAACCACCAGTCCGGGCGCCCGTACACGACGCTCCTCGGAACGTCCCGCAGCATTCGGACGGGTAGCTTCAACGGCGACGGGTTCTTCTTCTCGAACGACCTGTTCTATGTGCCCTCCGGTCCGAACGACGTGGAGATCGTCTCCGGAGGCACCTACGCGGATCTCGAGGCCTACATCCAGCAGGACGAATGCTTGAGCAGCAATCGCGGCCGCATCGTACCGCGCAACTGCTCGAATGCGCCCTGGAACAGCACCCTGGATCTGCACTTCGCGCAGGCCATCCCGGTGGGCTTCGGTAGCCTGGAGGTCACCGCCGACATCCTCAACCTGGCGAACCTGTTCGACTCCGATTCGGGTCTGCTGCGCTACGCCAACTTCAACTCGGTCACCGTGGCGGATTTCGCCGGCATCAACGCCGACGGCAACCCGCAGTACGAGCTGCGGAGCGTCGCGCGGAGCCCGGAGAATCGCTTCGAGATCCACCCGCTGTCCTCGCGCTGGCGCGCCAAGTTGGGACTGCGCTACACCTTCTAG